The region GCGAATGCGCGCCGAAGCCGTCGAGTCCCGCTACTTCCAGCTGGTCGCACAGGCGTTGCGTGCCTGACGCGATATCGAAGTGCCAGACCGGCACGCGGGTGAGGGCGCCGGCATTCACGGGCGGCGTCCAGCTCGCCGAATCCGCGGGCGTATCGGCCACCAGAATTTCCGCCGGACGAATCCGTTCGAGTGCGGCGGCCACCTGATCCGGTGCGACTTCCGCGAGACGCAATGCGCCGCTCGCCAGATTCAGCCACGCGAGCCCCACGCTGGTCGCGACGCCGCGGCGGTTGTGCGCGACGCACATTGCCAGCAGGTAGACATCGCTTTTGTCGGACAGCAGCGCGGCGTCCGTCAGTGTGCCCGGCGTGACGACGCGCACCACCTTGCGCTCCACTGGGCCTTTCGACGTGGCCGGATCGCCGATCTGTTCGCAAATCGCGACGGATTCGCCGAGCTTGACCAGTTTCGCCAGGTACTGTTCGACCGCATGATGCGGCACGCCTGCCATCTTGATCGGATTTCCCGCCGACGCGCCGCGCTGCGTAAGTGTTAAATCGAGCAGGCGCGCGGCTTTCTCCGCATCTTCGAAAAAGAGTTCGTAGAAGTCGCCCATCCGGTAGAAGACGAGCGTGCCCGGATGATCCGCTTTAATGCGTAAATACTGCTGCATCATCGGCGTGTGTTGTGCGACGTCGTTGGCCGCTGCGGTTTGAATGCCCATCCTCGGTGTCTTCTTGCGTTAGCTGTTCAGGGCGTGAGTTTAACCTGCCGGCGCGGCGAGCGGACCCTGACCGAACGGCTAATCCGCCCGGCAAAGCGCATGCCGCTGCGCGAAATCTCACGTCGTCATTCTTCGACCAGCGACCGCATGTCCACCGTGCGTTCATTCGCCGCGCTGCGCCGTTTCGCGAGCCACATCATCAAGGTGACGAAGCTGCCGAAGACGACGATGATCCACTGCGCCGGCATCTTCGCCGTCAACAGCAGCGCATAGGCGCCTAGCATCAGCAGTACGGCCAGATTCTGGTTGAAATTCTGCACCGCGATCGAATGCCCGGCGGAGAGCAGAGTCGCGCCGCGGTGCTGGAGAATCGCGTTCATCGGCACGATAAAAAAGCCGGACAGCGCGCCGAGCAGGATCATCAGCGGATAGGCGAGCAAAATATAGAAGGGCGCGACGTACGAGCCGATACGGATGCCGGCGCCGGCAGGAAACAGGTCCTTGTTGTAGAACGCGATCGCGATCGCGACTGCGCCGGTGAGGATGCCAACCGGCAGCACACGCAGCGAGTGACGCAGTGGTATCCACGCGGCCGCTGCTGCCGCGCCGACTGCAATACCCAGGCCCGTGACGCCTTGCATCACCGCCGCTTTGGACAGCGACAGCCCGAGGTTCACATTGGCCCATTTGAGCACCAGCAGTTGCAGCGTGACCGCGCCGCCCCACATTAGCGTCGTGACCCACAGCGCGATCTGCGCGAGCTTGTCGGCCCACAACACGTTGAAAGAGTTCACAAAGTCGCCGACCAGCTTCTTCGGCTCCGTCAGACGGTTCGGATAACGCGCGCCGGTGTCGGGGATGAAGATGTTGACCGCGGCGGCGATCGCGTAGGTGACCATCACCGCGAACATCGCCAGATCGGCGGCGGAGCGGATCAGCGGCAGATGCGCATGCGCGACGAATTTGTCCGCGAAGGTGCTGATCAGCGCGCCGCCGACCATGGTGCCGACGATGGTCGACAGCACGGTGGCCGATTCGAGCCAGGCGTTCGCCTTGACGAGTGTTTCCGCGGGCAGCAATTCCGTGAGAATGCCGTACTTGGCCGGCGAATAGGCAGCCGCACCGAAGCCGACCACGCCGTACGCGATCATCGGGTGAACGCCGGCGATCATCATCAGGCAACCGCTTGCCTTCAGCGCGTTCGAGACGAACATTACGTGCCGCTTCTGCATCGCATCGGCGAAAGCGCCGACGAACGGTGCGAGCAATACATACGAGACGGTGAAGAAAATCTGCAGGAGCGGCGTGACCCAGGCGGCCGAGCGGATTACCGACAGCAACGCGATGGCGGCGATCAGCAGTGCATTGTCCGCGAGCGACGAAATGAACTGTGCCGCGATGATTGTGTAGAAGCCTTTTTTCATGAAGCGGATCGGAAGCTGCGCGGAAATCTCGCGCGAAGCAGGGCGCGACAAAAAGCGCGCGAAACACACCCGGCGTGTCGAGGCGCGCCGGCGCGGCTTCCCGCTTTGTAGCACGAACGCCTGCCGGATGCAGGCTCGCCAACGAAAAAGCGGCCGAAGCCGCTTTTTCGTACTATCTGTTGCCGGCGCGCCATCCACCGGACAAAGGCCTTAACATGACCTTAAGCCGACTGCTGGCGGGTACGGCTAAAGCGCGACAGGATAGGGATCATCTGCGCATACACCTTCGGATTGCCGGCAACGACTTCACCCACGTGCAGGAAGTCCGAGTCGCCCGTGTAGTTGCCTACCAGGCCGCCGGCTTCCGTGATCAGCAGGCTGCCCGCGGCGACGTCCCACGGACTCAG is a window of Paraburkholderia sp. IMGN_8 DNA encoding:
- the lplT gene encoding lysophospholipid transporter LplT; its protein translation is MKKGFYTIIAAQFISSLADNALLIAAIALLSVIRSAAWVTPLLQIFFTVSYVLLAPFVGAFADAMQKRHVMFVSNALKASGCLMMIAGVHPMIAYGVVGFGAAAYSPAKYGILTELLPAETLVKANAWLESATVLSTIVGTMVGGALISTFADKFVAHAHLPLIRSAADLAMFAVMVTYAIAAAVNIFIPDTGARYPNRLTEPKKLVGDFVNSFNVLWADKLAQIALWVTTLMWGGAVTLQLLVLKWANVNLGLSLSKAAVMQGVTGLGIAVGAAAAAAWIPLRHSLRVLPVGILTGAVAIAIAFYNKDLFPAGAGIRIGSYVAPFYILLAYPLMILLGALSGFFIVPMNAILQHRGATLLSAGHSIAVQNFNQNLAVLLMLGAYALLLTAKMPAQWIIVVFGSFVTLMMWLAKRRSAANERTVDMRSLVEE